AATGATAGCATTATCACCTGAATTTAATTTTGTATACCAAACATCTCTAAGaaacataaaattttaacatATGACAACCCAGACACGTACCCATTAATTAGATCAAAATTATGCGAAGATCGTACCTGGCCCTTGTGCTCAACGTGCTTCGTCAGATAGAACCCATGCTTAATAACCTTAGAAGCAGAAGTTAAACCAAATAGATGACATAAAATCGAGCAAAACAACAAATAGTGTGGCCAAAGCTAATCATATCAATGCTAacaaatcaaatcaacaaatacgAATATAAGATTGAATAATTGCGAGTAAAATTCCACCTCTCCAGCAATCTTAGCGGCATCCACTGCCTTGGCCAAGAAATCCTCCATTGAATCTGAAAATCAAAATATGATCACAAAACTACTATCCCACTATACACCTTCGTAACCACTAATATTTTATGTGCGTATCTGTGAGTCAGTAAAACATAAAAACGAGAATAATGGCACGGATCATACATTTGTCGGGCAATTTTCTTGTTTCTTGATTGATAATTAGGTGATGAGATTGGGAGCAAAGCAGAGTTCAGTGAACAAACGTACCTCATTTGTGATTTCTTTAGTTAGTTGTAGTGAACATTTGGCTGACATGAATCGACATttgtcttattattattatttctttaagcTTTTTTATAcgatttttcataaaaataaaattgagaataagaaaattataaatttagtcatatatattgtttctttgTAATTTTGTTTCATGTATTATCAAATATTATTCTTGGTTCATTATCTTTTCATTTTTGtcaattttatttctttttttcttttaaaaaaatattgacatAGCAGTGCACATAATAATGTATAATCAGTGTTACATTATTGTCACTTGGAAAAAATAACTAGAAttatcaacaacaaaaaaatatagaTATAACAAACTAAGAGtctaaaactgaaatttgattgtatataaataactaaatttttttagttttaaatATGCATTTTGAAATAGATATATGATGGCATAACAAAATTTGTTGAAATAAAGTATATGAGTATGTCAAAATTACGAATTAAAAGGAGATTATACCTTTTTttataggcaaaaatttgtatgagacggtctcataagtCGTATTTTataagacagatctcttatttagatTATCAatgaaaatttttttatttttatgctaagagtattacttgttattgtgAAATTCGGTAGAATTAACTTGTCTcatatataaagattcgtgagaccgtctcacaaaagacctattcTTTTTTATTATACCTTTCCTAAAAAAATTGGATTATATCTTCACCAATCCAATCATTGCAGAAATAATGCAGAAGGCTGGCTAAATTCAATTATACTGATAATGCCAAAAAAGAAATATAAAACCTCTCAAGTCTCAATACAATACATACAGAGAAGACTGGCATGGCGCTGCGCAAGGATGACAcgcataaatttaaaaaaaattctcaatacatacatgttatttttttaatgaaacaaTACATAcatgtatttaatttttaatactaATAAAATGTTAGTgggatttaaaataaaatattaaataagtaGATGAGGCCTATTAGTAGATCAGAAATTTTtataagcaaaaacttgtgtcagacggtctcacatatcgtattttgtgagacggatctcttaattgggtcatccatgaaaaaatattactttttacgctaagaatattactttttattgtgaatatcggtagggttaacctgtctcacagataaagattcgtgagatcgtctcacaaaaaacctactcatttttattaaagcaaaatttatatataaagtGAGGACAAAAGAGAAACCCTGATTTTAAGTCACTGGCGCCGTCTTCCATTGTAGTAGAAAGAAAATTGGACGGGGAGGAAATTCACTCGTATTCCACTGATTTCATTCGAGactagatctcttgtgagatagtctcacgaatatttatctgtgaaacaGATCAACCAtacagatattcacaataaaaaataatactcttagcataaaaaaattttaatttttcatggatgacccaaataagatatctgtctcacaaagtacaactcgtgagaccgtcttacacacgTTTTTGTCTTCATTCGATTTTCACTATTCAAGATGACTAGATCActaattttgtttttgttgtatCATTCTTCGAGACTTTATATGTGGACCAATATGTAAGAAGAGGATGACAAGTGAATTTGAGAGTTATAAGATGTAGCGATGATAAAACCATTGATGACAAGTAAATAATTGGTGTTTTGTGTTCGAAGAGGTTAGGTCCAAGTTAAATATGAAATATTATCTTAAAACTTAAATAATAGAATCTTAACATTATGAAGTTTGGTTAGAATGCTTCGGCCATCTGAATTTCCAAtatttatgatattataatataaGGATTTAAACAGTAACATATAGTTGTGTATGAACTTTATATACCGAACAAGGGCTTAGGATTACTTATAGATTTGATATTGCTCAAGATTCTTCATTTAGTTTTCATAATTAAGCTAAAGATATCAGGTGTGTACACTCATATTTCGACGTTATTTCTAAAACGCTCCACAATAATTGGCTTGAATGCATATTGTTGTTGTTGGTACTTTattgtttctttatttattgaaATTCTGTATTTAGTTATGTTCTGGTGATATCTTGGATTATATGTATATCACGTGAGCCACATCTTGGTTTCTGCGGGTCAAAGTGTTGTATGTTAGGAAGCATGTGAGTAACCTCTTATTTTGTTATGGTCAAAGTGCTGCACGACAGAGTCTCATTGTTGATGATGTTCTGTTTTGTCTGTTATATGAGAGCCACATCTTGGTTCATACCGGCGAAAGTACTGTATGTGGGGAACATGTGAGCCACATCTTGTTTTTCTATGGTCAAAGTGGTGAATGATAGCAATTTTGATCTGGAGTATGTTCTTTTTGCTTTCTGTCATCTTTCTTCatctatatttattatttattgttgTTAAAGCTTTTGTCGTTATCCTTGAGATTGAATTAATCGCTGGATACATGAGTGTATTGAATGATTTTGGTTTCAAGTAATAATGTGGATGAGAAAGATATAAAAGAGATAATTGAGGATGATGatgacatgaaaaatgtttCATACAGTTTTTAGACTTTGAGTTCTTTTAGCATTCGTtgcttattttattttaaatattttgactAGTCCTTTGGAAgactaatttattaattcattgatatgattgaaagattgattcattgtttccttccaataaataaattatggttCTTAAAAACTTTAGACATTTGTATGGATAATATAGGTTATCGGTAATTTAAATAAGACttaaacctttaaaaatatTGCATGTGTTCAGGTGTGGAAAATCCGACCTTATATTATTTTTCCTTAGCTTTTTTCTTTCATATCACAAaactttatttttcatttgcATGGACTTaacctttttttaaaattatatttggggatcttaaatttatttataaaattattatttcttttgatattttttccaatataaatgtttttttttgtgtgctcaacataaataaaaaaacctTTCAGTccttaaatttattatatagtACATAATTGGACCAATATAAAAACTCATTTTCTGACTCATTGGgttgtctgatattaatgagAATGATTTATTTTCGGATTTGACATTCTTGAAGTTCTCATTACCAAGAAATGGAAAATCTATAATTGTTGTAGTGAATTACTTGAAAAAATATATGGATATTAATTAAATGCTCACATTGCTTTAAAAATCATGTTGACTATCATGATTATATCTGTAAATGTAAAAACAAGGTTTTTCAAAATTAAAGTTCATCAAAACTTTTTTCCGATCAACTGTGTCATAAGAAAAGATTGAATAAATTGACAATATTATCAATTGAGAAAGAGATCATATAACAATTtgcttatttttttatttctaaaaCTCTAAGACAAGTTGTTTTATAGTTATTATTTTCTATATATTTGATCTTATTACTAAATTATAatacaaattttttattattgtcATTGTTTAGTTTTTAAATTGTCTTTAATATATTGTTTAATTCGAAAAAGTTGTTATGGTTCTAAAAGAATATGAAAACATATTATGATTTAAAAACCTCTTTATAAAGTTATATTCggacccaattttttttaaaaccaactcttaatatatacatataatcaCCCTTCAAACTTGCACAAAAGATTTGAGTTTCCTTATATGTGTCAAAGGCATGTCCCACACCTGGGCCTCGTAGTTTCCCGGCGCGTTTCCGACAGCCTCATCATTTGCGATGATGACCAATTTGTAATACGTACCCTCAACATATTGGCCTTCCGTACCCATCACCACCTTCACAAACTGCAACTTCGCACCACCCATCTTGTCGTTCTCCGAAACTGCGAATCTAGCGATCTCCAACACTTGCGGTGAGTTCAGGTCCTTGATTGGCTGCCAAAAGTGGACAGCGGCGCTGCGCGAAATGGCGGAGACTTGGTAATGAAATGAAGCCACCATGATCAGGAAGAAAGAGGAGAGAAGAGGGCAAGTTTTGAGTTCCATTTGAAGATATGATATATTTCCTCGTCTTGGTTTCTTTCTTGTGTGTGTGGAATTGGATAGTGATGCTATGTGTTTATATAGCACCACAACTGCTTAGCATGTGTATCATTTGATATATTTTGGCTCATTTTTGGTAGGTTGACTGGCGATATATTACACCATATTTATGTGTAATATTTTGGCAAGTATTTTGCATACAAGTGAATTAATAAAGAAATAATGCATAATATGcaggggcggatttagtgtagggcgaacgggggccacggcccccccaaaaaaattttaaaaaatttttttgcgACGGTTGTGAccgaaaccgtcgcaaaattcgcgacggttttatcaacaaccgtcgctatatggcggccacggcccccccaaaaaaattaaaaattttttttagcgacggttatatagAAACTGTCgcggtttagcgacggtttgacaaACACCGTCGCAACATCCGCGACGGTTTATTGTAACCGTCGcaatattgcgacggttttctaaACTAAGTGGCCCCCCCAATCCCAAAATCCTAGATCCGCCCCTGATAATATGCAATCCAATTTTAGAGATTTTTAAAGGTTTTGGTTCAGTAGGTAAATTGCATAAAAGAGTAAGGGTACTTTACaaattaaatgcataaaaatttcgGTTAAAAAATTGTGTATTAAATATAGGaaatttaatgattttattaaaaaaagtcTAGAGATATTCAATCAAGAATTTTGAATACTCTATAGAAGTCAAGtgatattcaaaatagacttagaaaaaagagttttaaaaagtgacgaggtattcaacattgatttttaaaaactctataaaagtttagatgtattcaaattttcattATACTTTTAACAACTTCATGTAATTCATTAACAtacaaatattaaaatataaggAACAActataaattttcaaaaatttctttGATTCAACCCAAAGATTTGGATGTATTGTTAAAATTTTTCAGTCATACACAAACTCTTTTTCTCTCTCATTTCACATCACATCACTTATCTTCTCTCTCATCTTCTGTCCTCTCGTATGTCAATATCACTCTCTCTAATTTTCAAAATGTATCTCTATatccattttatattttttctttttcagatttgatgatggttcatttaataaatttttttattttagtaccatatggaattttgaattctagaattgattttatgatttttaaactaatgatttatacaaatgaatataatattcaataataataaaagatgtaCAATGTTTGGACCCTCCAGTCAGTGCGTCTCGTGTGACTGTCATTTGGTGCACAACCGTGCGTCCCTGGCTTGTGCACACATCACATGACTTATCATAGAACGGTGTGTCCTCTGGGTATGTTCCCTGGTTTATATGACTCATTCTTTAAATAGTCCCTCTGCAGGCATTCATCAGACACTTTTTGCATACTCATTTCGTTGCATCTTTTTTCCTCCGAAACTTGAAAGTTCAAGCATATCGTTGTTCGCTGCATCCAAAAATTGCTGCATTTTTTGAATTGCAGTTTTTGTATCTTGGGGATGATTTTCATTTCGTATAGCACATTCATACGGGCAAATTAGTCTTGCGGAAAAATGATTTTCTTTGCCTCAACTCGTACTGCGCACTGTTCCGAAGATCAAGAAGAAAAACAAATAACAATTGCAAGACGGATTATTTTTGTTTCTTACTGATCTTCATTCTACCGATATGTGAACTGGATTATTCTCTCTCGTGCTTGCTGCCCCTACTGCTCCCGCTCACGGAGAAAAGCATCCAAAGTTTTCTGGTGCCTACTTCAAACATTGGAAGCAGAAGATGTTATTCTATCTAACCACACTGAGCATGTCTTAGTTCTTGACAGAGTCCCCTCCTGTCATCTCCGAAGGCAATACAGACTCGCTATGAAGGAATGCCATTGATGGATGGAACCACAGTGACTTCCTCTGTCACAACTATATTTTGAACGGACTTGACGACATTCTTACAGTGTCTATTTCTATGTCAAGACAACCAAGGATTTGTGGGACTCATTGGAGAAAAAGTACAAGACAGAAGATGTAGGGGTCAAGAAGTTCATTGTTGGTAGATTTTCAGACTTCAAAATGGTGGACACCAAATCTGTAATAAGCCAGttacaagaaattcaaattattattcATGACTTATTGGTAGAGGGGATGAAAATCAATGAACAATTCCAAGTGGTGGCTATTATTGAGAAACTGTCATCAATGTTGAAAGACTTCAAGAACTACCTTAAGTACAAGCGCAATGAGTTAAAACTTAAATATTTGATTGTGAGGAAGATAACCAAAACTCTGAAGCCAAAACATACAAAAGCGCAATAGAAGCCAAGgccaatctgacataatctagcGCCGATCACAAGAGAAAGCATCCTAAAAATGATAAGAAATGAGGGCAGGCCAAGAAGTTCAAAGGAagttgctacaactgtggcaaatctaATCATATGGCCAAGTATTGTCGTCTTCCGAAGAAAGACAACAAAAATCAGAAACTAAAGAAAGCCAACGTCATTGAGAAAAGACATGTACCAATAGACCTATCGGAACTTGATCTATCCGCAGTTGTGTTTGAAGCCAATTTGGTGGATAATCCAAGGGAATGGTGGGTAGATACATGCTCTACTAGCCACATTTATGCTGACAAAGAAATGTTCTCATCCTACACTTCTGTAAGTGATAGAAAACTGTTTATGGGAAACTCTACGACTTCTGAAGTCTTAGGGATTGACAAAGTGGTACTGAAGATGACTTCCAGGTAAGAGATATCACTGAAGAATGTGCTGCATGTGCCAAACATTCGAAAGAACTTAGTTTCTGGATCCTTTTTGAGAAGGTCGGCTTTAGGCTTGTGTTTGAATTGGACAAGTTTCTCCTAACTAAAAATGGTTTATTTGTAGGCAAATGCTACCAAGATAATTGTCTCTTTAAGATGAATGTGATGAATGTTATCTATCACGAGAcgaataataaaattaatgattttgTTTACTTGTTTGAAAGTTCTAATTTATGGCATGAAAGATTAGGACATGTTAACTTCAACACCTTACGAAGACTTGCAAACCTAAATGTACTACCTATATTTAAAAGAAATCCATGAGATAAGTGTGAGATTTGTGTTGAATCAAAGATGGTCAAAACTCCATTCAATTTTGTGACAAGAAGTACTAAGCTTTAGAAGCTTTCAAAAATGATAAGAATGATGTCGAGAATCAACCgagtacaaaaataaaaatgattctAAGTGATCGAGTTGGAGAGTATGTCGCTCTATTTGAAGAATTTTGCACTAACTCTGACATAATTCATCAAACTACAACACCATACTCACCTCAATCTAATGTAGTTACAGAACATAAAAATCGTACTCTTAAAGAGATGATATATGCGTTATTGATAAATTCTGGCTTACCTCAAAACCTGTGGGGGAAACAACCTTATCTGCAAACTACattcttaataaaatatcatacaAAGGGAAAGATAAAACTCCATATTTATTATAGAAGGGTCGTAAACCATCTTAAAAATACCTAAAAATGTGGGGGTGCTTGGCTAAAGTAAAAATACCTAATCCAAAACAAGTTAAAATTGGACCCAAAACAGTTGAGTGCATTTTTATTGGATATACGCATAATAACAGTGCATATCGCTTCTTAGTGCACAATTCATGCATTTATGATATTAGTGAAAGAACTATCACTGAATCAAGGAATGCAATATTCTTTGAAATCAACTTTCCTtgtaaagaaagaaaagaatgtTCTAGAGAACGATTCTACAAATATACAATTGATTCCATTGAAATCAATGATTAACCAAGACACAGTAAGAGAGCAAGAGTTGAAAAGTCCTTTGGTCCTGATTTTCTGACTTACATGTTAGATGATGAACCAAGAATTATTCAAGAAGCTCTATCTAATCCAGATGCTCTTTTTTGGAAAGAAGCAATAAAAGATGAAATAGATCacatcatgcataatcatactTGGGAGTTGATTGATCTCCATCCGAGTTGTAAGCCTTTAAGATGCAATTGGATCCTTAAAATGAAATGCAAAGAATATGGATTTATAGATAAATACAAAGCTCGATTGGTAGCTAAAGGATTCAAACAAAAGGAAAGATATGATTTCTTTGACACATACTCTCCGATCACTAGGATTACATCCATTCatgttgtagtgacccgttccagaatcacctactaatcagaacttaagcatgcaaaattaacatttaaaactgaatcaggtaaacagcggaaaaacagtaatacaacccaatcgaatctgtaagtacaaaatacttaaacaaccagatcgaactaaataccaagaacaaataccaacaactacaggtcaacctctgccagctccctgtccactccctcctggaccgtctaacctgagacctgccccatcgaatagggtgtccaaaacagagataaaccgaggacgtgagcataaaacgctcagtaccgaaagcatgagtatacaagactatgacatgcatgtatgcaaaatgtactggataccaggatctgggtatatcgaaatactgctcagacaaatgacgtcaaggtatgtagcactctgcgccgtcgcaccaggaggtggctcccataccaaaataaacctgtggatataccggtgacctgaccaccgtcggccaacggggtccaaccatccacaacaaacgagggctgagcaccctctcaacaggctatctcaaagataatcaggctcaacatgattatgcaaatgccgcataataaaccatgcatcatatgacagataataatgcaacatataaacatgcaacacatagtaaagcatactcaatcctgctatctcggatagtactttcgtacctcaaaccagtagatcctagcaatcagccctagaatcaagcctacaatccaagtgataccatatcactaaaccacatctaaaagccttaactagactaatagatactcccaaatctcaaagggaacccagaactatacctgcgtccgttgTCAGcctactgatgccgctagcccccaactagagcacagctccgctacaaaaccagtagctccccgctagtgcccgaacctcgggaaaagactagaaacccatcagaaacgactaaaacgctctggaactctcggaattggcgagtgaaaagtgaagcctcgcgcttctatttatagacaacgatcggacgatccgatccacttcggacgctccgatccggtacacttcggacgatccgaacattgcatgtcttccacgtgtccagccacctgtcttcggacgatccgaaccctgatcggacgatccgaactctgacatgacatgactcgtctgactccgaacagaacggacgatccgaacccacttcggacgatccgaaccaacttcggacgatccgaacccggttctgtccttccgatcccaccgaaatacaattaatccaataattaactcaaattaggcatcgggatactaca
This is a stretch of genomic DNA from Primulina eburnea isolate SZY01 chromosome 11, ASM2296580v1, whole genome shotgun sequence. It encodes these proteins:
- the LOC140804568 gene encoding cysteine proteinase inhibitor 1-like, whose product is MVASFHYQVSAISRSAAVHFWQPIKDLNSPQVLEIARFAVSENDKMGGAKLQFVKVVMGTEGQYVEGTYYKLVIIANDEAVGNAPGNYEAQVWDMPLTHIRKLKSFVQV